In Daphnia pulicaria isolate SC F1-1A chromosome 5, SC_F0-13Bv2, whole genome shotgun sequence, a single genomic region encodes these proteins:
- the LOC124340802 gene encoding uncharacterized protein LOC124340802 isoform X1: protein MRVWVYSRGLPFTPSILVDPTILPATAGALMDAWLYFPGLKLVSQQRENNNASTAAASSVHYHYAPPLPLKLFAASRSHESSRQRPPPSTAPEADSQSGPYKAVPAPKPLANPPPYRQPPPPANSSSPVLAAARPHLHHNDPSVAASAASAAAGPAATSESNPKSAGHGLLAHSSKFPIERQLVVTTGDKIAEVGRIERIATESKGSSDNKIPATETADSSAMQTIVTQSAWNEERRTVTQGRHGEVIAGAPHHAGHHYPDGFDHVSGSEELHRPASYMPMHIHYTGWRQENNYVPMNFDGRVQHQQQQHQHQQQQQHQQQQQLHQHQSQQPFGLTVGNNNSTATSLGDHSLSFDSQHTGPASLRDPFAPAIHPNSNHMTQYEIQVDSERADRPNSNVTVAPWNNQASDTSTFDRLRDTCNKMFLRDGHLRGSSQFALSPTLPRAMERLTIDQRNGVEPCTNANPNNDPSVVLSNIQPEKAQREDGETANINNKNGSMRKKLSGKTYHHIKDMFTTKFNKSSKSKLNGTENNAGTGPANSSAASTAAAVAAAAAAAEAIISEHGVQQNGAASQLGRQPDPVHSINQRIKSQLTGQNNSNQHSTTNNNNPQQVWGSYGRQSARMEASINDSDASALAKLTLSPTPNGPDSLAPAQSPYSLRHKPSVTFRMDLNNECQYSGGDNSSSSAAASAVASTNESASRYGSRTTQGQVVLYDDTMHFPQHQPPAKEGPPKSSYGEHDSSLSSIASAGQQAMKNRSVFSYSDYDVPPKSVSLSSPMMNEGGSSSGHQSAGSSSDLDKRSGQSVSTNDSGLGVLVDPSGQRGRVNGQQSYHLDTSTETEMFVGRQGQLNQSSSDWAEAADREVNNVMEMRSYQSKQSQQGLQSATPPLPPLSPDVSPKPTPKMQQKFSNSKPDLLEPANGPSPMVQRVKPTTPAKPMSNNHRILESQTKLGHHAKRRGEDNKGSLVSKSLSSAKLRTSKSAGSLHPLTALQEALDLGDITSTTTGLDLDADSDSSSSHSDDDLSTTMDMNDSRTIRRQLEGLESMYSEVLKALHKKSTRSGPSDYKLSKRRMYGSVSSLPSSVCSRPVYRDRRRNEERRRPKESKSSNKRFQRLESHVVTLARSVAHLSSEMRTQHIMIQEMETIRSEIAQLRTVPMRMGSGNPYNTGASIKLPRGYRVDRDTCWQGAVPALTDPSRVKKLTSFFGDEPPLLRIFLKKLGYEKYAPLFDQEKIGMIELPYLTEERLHKMGIPMGPRIRILQEAQLSIRSDSMNDYGMV from the exons AtgcgagtgtgggtgtattcacgaggactcccTTTTACCCCATCCATCCTGGTGGATCCAACTATTCTTCCGGCTACGGCTGGAGCACttatggatgcctggctgtatttcccaggcttaaag TTGGTGAGTCAGCAGCGAGAGAATAATAATGCTTCCACCGCAGCTGCCTCTTCCGTCCACTACCACTACGCTCCGCCGCTGCCACTGAAATTGTTCGCCGCATCACGTAGTCACGAATCGAGTCGACAGAGACCGCCACCGTCTACCGCACCTG AAGCGGATAGCCAGTCGGGCCCGTACAAAGCTGTTCCAGCGCCGAAGCCGCTGGCCAATCCCCCTCCGTATCGTCAACCGCCGCCGCCAGCCAATTCATCATCGCCCGTGCTGGCCGCTGCACGGCCTCATTTGCATCACAACGACCCGTCCGTTGCTGCTTCTGCCGCCTCAGCTGCTGCCGGCCCCGCCGCCACATCCGAGTCAAATCCAAAGAGCGCCGGTCACGGTCTCTTGGCGCACTCCTCGAAATTTCCG ATTGAACGCCAACTGGTCGTTACTACTGGTGACAAAATCGCCGAGGTTGGACGTATCGAGCGTATCGCAACCGAATCCAAAGGATCGTCAGACAACAAAATTCCAGCCACTGAGACAGCCGATTCATCCGCAATGCAAACCATAGTGACGCAGTCGGCCTGGAACGAGGAAAGACGCACG GTCACGCAGGGACGGCATGGCGAGGTTATTGCCGGAGCGCCTCACCACGCTGGTCACCATTACCCGGATGGGTTTGATCATGTGTCCGGCTCGGAGGAATTGCATCGACCCGCCTCCTACATG CCGATGCATATCCATTATACGGGATGGCGCCAGGAGAACAACTACGTTCCCATGAATTTCGACGGCCGCGTCCagcaccaacagcagcaacaccagcaccagcagcagcagcagcaccaacagcaacagcaactgcACCAGCACCAGTCCCAGCAGCCGTTTGGTCTGACGGTCGGCAATAATAATAGCACCGCCACAAGCTTGGGCGATCATTCGCTCAGCTTTGACTCGCAGCACACGGGGCCTGCAAGTCTGCGTGACCCGTTCGCGCCCGCCATTCATCCCAATTCCAACCACATGACGCAGTACGAAATCCAAGTGGACAGTGAGCGAGCTGACAGGCCTAACAG CAACGTCACGGTAGCTCCGTGGAACAATCAAGCCAGCGACACGTCAACTTTCGACCGTCTCCGTGACACCTGCAACAAAATGTTCTTAAGGGACGGTCACCTGCGCGGATCGTCACAGTTTGCCTTATCGCCCACTTTGCCTCGG GCCATGGAACGACTTACAATCGATCAGAGAAATGGTGTCGAGCCTTGCACGAACGCCAACCCAAATAACGACCCGTCAGTTGTACTCTCCAACATCCAGCCGGAGAAGGCGCAGAGGGAGGACGGCGAGACggccaacatcaacaacaaaaacggtTCCATGCGAAAGAAACTGTCTGGCAAGACCTATCACCACATCAAAGACATGTTCACCACAAAGTTTAACAAATCGTCCAAGAGTAAACTTAACGGAACCGAGAACAATGCGGGAACGGGTCCGGCCAACAGCTCGGCTGCCAGCACGGCCGCCGCcgtggccgccgccgctgcagcCGCCGAGGCCATCATTAGCGAACACGGAGTACAACAGAATGGCGCGGCCAGTCAACTTGGAAGGCAGCCCGATCCGGTTCATTCGATCAATCAGCGCATCAAGAGTCAACTGACTGGCCAGAACAACAGCAACCAGCActccaccaccaacaacaacaacccgcaGCAGGTATGGGGCAGCTATGGACGCCAGTCGGCGAGGATGGAAGCATCCATCAACGATAGCGATGCCAGCGCCTTGGCAAAGTTGACGCTCAGTCCGACGCCAAACGGTCCCGATTCCCTCGCCCCGGCCCAAAGTCCCTACAGCTTGCGGCACAAGCCATCCGTCaccttccggatggatttgaataACGAGTGCCAATACAGCGGTGGCGACAATTCGTCCTCGTCGGCGGCCGCTTCGGCTGTCGCCAGCACAAACGAGTCGGCGTCTCGCTACGGATCCAGGACCACCCAGGGACAAGTGGTCCTCTACGACGACACGATGCATTTCCCGCAACACCAGCCGCCCGCCAAGGAAGGGCCACCCAAAAGCTCGTACGGCGAACACGATTCGTCCCTGTCGAGCATCGCTTCCGCCGGCCAGCAAGCCATGAAAAACCGATCCGTATTCAGTTACAGCGACTACGACGTGCCACCGAAATCGGTGTCACTCAGCTCCCCGATGATGAACGAAGGCGGTTCATCTAGCGGCCACCAGTCGGCGGGAAGCTCGTCGGATTTGGACAAGCGAAGTGGTCAGTCGGTTAGCACTAACGATTCGGGCCTAGGAGTCTTGGTCGATCCGTCTGGCCAGCGCGGTAGAGTCAACGGCCAACAAAGCTATCACCTGGACACCAGCACGGAAACGGAAATGTTCGTCGGCCGACAAGGCCAGCTGAATCAATCTTCGTCCGACTGGGCAGAAGCGGCTGATCGTGAAGTCAACAACGTCATGGAGATGCGTAGTTACCAGTCTAAGCAGTCCCAGCAAGGATTGCAATCGGCCACACCGCCTCTGCCGCCGTTGTCGCCCGACGTCTCTCCGAAACCGACGCCCAAGATGCAGCAAAAGTTCAGCAACAGCAAACCTGATTTACTGGAACCAGCCAACGGTCCCAGTCCGATGGTGCAACGCGTCAAACCCACAACGCCGGCCAAGCCTATGAGCAACAATCACCGAATCCTCGAGAGCCAAACCAAGCTAGGCCACCATGCCAAACGACGTGGTGAGGACAACAAAGGATCTTTGGTATCCAAGTCGCTTTCTTCGGCTAAACTGAGAACATCCAAATCCGCCG GATCGTTACATCCGCTAACGGCTCTTCAAGAAGCCCTCGATCTGGGAGACATCACTTCTACCACAACCGGCCTCGATTTGGACGCCGATTCGGACTCGAGCTCGTCGCACAGTGACGATGATCTGAGTACCACAATGGATATGAATGACTCCCGAACGATCCGACGACAACTGGAAGGACTAGAATCCATGTATTCAGAG GTATTGAAAGCGCTGCACAAGAAATCGACCCGATCTGGACCGTCAGATTACAAATTGTCGAAGCGAAGAATGTACGGCAGCGTTTCATCTTTACCCAGCTCCGTGTGTAGTCGACCCGTCTATCGTGATCGCAGGCGGAACGAGGAGCGTCGTCGTCCAAAAGAGTCCAAG TCGTCCAACAAAAGGTTCCAGCGCTTGGAGTCGCACGTAGTGACCCTGGCTCGAAGTGTGGCCCATCTCTCCTCTGAAATGCGGACCCAACACATAATGATCCAG GAAATGGAGACGATTCGAAGCGAAATTGCCCAATTGCGAACCGTTCCAATGAGGATGGGTTCAGGAAATCCGTACAACACTGGCGCCAGTATTAAATTACCGAGAGGTTACCGTGTGGATCGCGACACTTGCTGGCAAGGTGCCGTTCCTGCTCTCACAGATCCTTCGCGAGTTAAGAAATTGACCAGCTTTTTTGGTGATGAACCGCCTCTCTTAAGGATCTTTCTCAAAAAGCTGGGTTACGAG AAATACGCTCCACTGTTCGACCAGGAGAAGATTGGAATGATCGAACTGCCCTACCTGACCGAGGAGCGGTTGCACAAAATGGGCATTCCAATGGGTCCCCGAATTCGCATCTTACAGGAGGCACAACTTTCCATCCGATCCGATAGTATGAACGATTACGGAATGGTTTAA
- the LOC124340802 gene encoding uncharacterized protein LOC124340802 isoform X2 codes for MLTKMVNMNNNQLVSQQRENNNASTAAASSVHYHYAPPLPLKLFAASRSHESSRQRPPPSTAPEADSQSGPYKAVPAPKPLANPPPYRQPPPPANSSSPVLAAARPHLHHNDPSVAASAASAAAGPAATSESNPKSAGHGLLAHSSKFPIERQLVVTTGDKIAEVGRIERIATESKGSSDNKIPATETADSSAMQTIVTQSAWNEERRTVTQGRHGEVIAGAPHHAGHHYPDGFDHVSGSEELHRPASYMPMHIHYTGWRQENNYVPMNFDGRVQHQQQQHQHQQQQQHQQQQQLHQHQSQQPFGLTVGNNNSTATSLGDHSLSFDSQHTGPASLRDPFAPAIHPNSNHMTQYEIQVDSERADRPNSNVTVAPWNNQASDTSTFDRLRDTCNKMFLRDGHLRGSSQFALSPTLPRAMERLTIDQRNGVEPCTNANPNNDPSVVLSNIQPEKAQREDGETANINNKNGSMRKKLSGKTYHHIKDMFTTKFNKSSKSKLNGTENNAGTGPANSSAASTAAAVAAAAAAAEAIISEHGVQQNGAASQLGRQPDPVHSINQRIKSQLTGQNNSNQHSTTNNNNPQQVWGSYGRQSARMEASINDSDASALAKLTLSPTPNGPDSLAPAQSPYSLRHKPSVTFRMDLNNECQYSGGDNSSSSAAASAVASTNESASRYGSRTTQGQVVLYDDTMHFPQHQPPAKEGPPKSSYGEHDSSLSSIASAGQQAMKNRSVFSYSDYDVPPKSVSLSSPMMNEGGSSSGHQSAGSSSDLDKRSGQSVSTNDSGLGVLVDPSGQRGRVNGQQSYHLDTSTETEMFVGRQGQLNQSSSDWAEAADREVNNVMEMRSYQSKQSQQGLQSATPPLPPLSPDVSPKPTPKMQQKFSNSKPDLLEPANGPSPMVQRVKPTTPAKPMSNNHRILESQTKLGHHAKRRGEDNKGSLVSKSLSSAKLRTSKSAGSLHPLTALQEALDLGDITSTTTGLDLDADSDSSSSHSDDDLSTTMDMNDSRTIRRQLEGLESMYSEVLKALHKKSTRSGPSDYKLSKRRMYGSVSSLPSSVCSRPVYRDRRRNEERRRPKESKSSNKRFQRLESHVVTLARSVAHLSSEMRTQHIMIQEMETIRSEIAQLRTVPMRMGSGNPYNTGASIKLPRGYRVDRDTCWQGAVPALTDPSRVKKLTSFFGDEPPLLRIFLKKLGYEKYAPLFDQEKIGMIELPYLTEERLHKMGIPMGPRIRILQEAQLSIRSDSMNDYGMV; via the exons ATGCTGACGAAAATGGTGAACATGAATAATAATCAG TTGGTGAGTCAGCAGCGAGAGAATAATAATGCTTCCACCGCAGCTGCCTCTTCCGTCCACTACCACTACGCTCCGCCGCTGCCACTGAAATTGTTCGCCGCATCACGTAGTCACGAATCGAGTCGACAGAGACCGCCACCGTCTACCGCACCTG AAGCGGATAGCCAGTCGGGCCCGTACAAAGCTGTTCCAGCGCCGAAGCCGCTGGCCAATCCCCCTCCGTATCGTCAACCGCCGCCGCCAGCCAATTCATCATCGCCCGTGCTGGCCGCTGCACGGCCTCATTTGCATCACAACGACCCGTCCGTTGCTGCTTCTGCCGCCTCAGCTGCTGCCGGCCCCGCCGCCACATCCGAGTCAAATCCAAAGAGCGCCGGTCACGGTCTCTTGGCGCACTCCTCGAAATTTCCG ATTGAACGCCAACTGGTCGTTACTACTGGTGACAAAATCGCCGAGGTTGGACGTATCGAGCGTATCGCAACCGAATCCAAAGGATCGTCAGACAACAAAATTCCAGCCACTGAGACAGCCGATTCATCCGCAATGCAAACCATAGTGACGCAGTCGGCCTGGAACGAGGAAAGACGCACG GTCACGCAGGGACGGCATGGCGAGGTTATTGCCGGAGCGCCTCACCACGCTGGTCACCATTACCCGGATGGGTTTGATCATGTGTCCGGCTCGGAGGAATTGCATCGACCCGCCTCCTACATG CCGATGCATATCCATTATACGGGATGGCGCCAGGAGAACAACTACGTTCCCATGAATTTCGACGGCCGCGTCCagcaccaacagcagcaacaccagcaccagcagcagcagcagcaccaacagcaacagcaactgcACCAGCACCAGTCCCAGCAGCCGTTTGGTCTGACGGTCGGCAATAATAATAGCACCGCCACAAGCTTGGGCGATCATTCGCTCAGCTTTGACTCGCAGCACACGGGGCCTGCAAGTCTGCGTGACCCGTTCGCGCCCGCCATTCATCCCAATTCCAACCACATGACGCAGTACGAAATCCAAGTGGACAGTGAGCGAGCTGACAGGCCTAACAG CAACGTCACGGTAGCTCCGTGGAACAATCAAGCCAGCGACACGTCAACTTTCGACCGTCTCCGTGACACCTGCAACAAAATGTTCTTAAGGGACGGTCACCTGCGCGGATCGTCACAGTTTGCCTTATCGCCCACTTTGCCTCGG GCCATGGAACGACTTACAATCGATCAGAGAAATGGTGTCGAGCCTTGCACGAACGCCAACCCAAATAACGACCCGTCAGTTGTACTCTCCAACATCCAGCCGGAGAAGGCGCAGAGGGAGGACGGCGAGACggccaacatcaacaacaaaaacggtTCCATGCGAAAGAAACTGTCTGGCAAGACCTATCACCACATCAAAGACATGTTCACCACAAAGTTTAACAAATCGTCCAAGAGTAAACTTAACGGAACCGAGAACAATGCGGGAACGGGTCCGGCCAACAGCTCGGCTGCCAGCACGGCCGCCGCcgtggccgccgccgctgcagcCGCCGAGGCCATCATTAGCGAACACGGAGTACAACAGAATGGCGCGGCCAGTCAACTTGGAAGGCAGCCCGATCCGGTTCATTCGATCAATCAGCGCATCAAGAGTCAACTGACTGGCCAGAACAACAGCAACCAGCActccaccaccaacaacaacaacccgcaGCAGGTATGGGGCAGCTATGGACGCCAGTCGGCGAGGATGGAAGCATCCATCAACGATAGCGATGCCAGCGCCTTGGCAAAGTTGACGCTCAGTCCGACGCCAAACGGTCCCGATTCCCTCGCCCCGGCCCAAAGTCCCTACAGCTTGCGGCACAAGCCATCCGTCaccttccggatggatttgaataACGAGTGCCAATACAGCGGTGGCGACAATTCGTCCTCGTCGGCGGCCGCTTCGGCTGTCGCCAGCACAAACGAGTCGGCGTCTCGCTACGGATCCAGGACCACCCAGGGACAAGTGGTCCTCTACGACGACACGATGCATTTCCCGCAACACCAGCCGCCCGCCAAGGAAGGGCCACCCAAAAGCTCGTACGGCGAACACGATTCGTCCCTGTCGAGCATCGCTTCCGCCGGCCAGCAAGCCATGAAAAACCGATCCGTATTCAGTTACAGCGACTACGACGTGCCACCGAAATCGGTGTCACTCAGCTCCCCGATGATGAACGAAGGCGGTTCATCTAGCGGCCACCAGTCGGCGGGAAGCTCGTCGGATTTGGACAAGCGAAGTGGTCAGTCGGTTAGCACTAACGATTCGGGCCTAGGAGTCTTGGTCGATCCGTCTGGCCAGCGCGGTAGAGTCAACGGCCAACAAAGCTATCACCTGGACACCAGCACGGAAACGGAAATGTTCGTCGGCCGACAAGGCCAGCTGAATCAATCTTCGTCCGACTGGGCAGAAGCGGCTGATCGTGAAGTCAACAACGTCATGGAGATGCGTAGTTACCAGTCTAAGCAGTCCCAGCAAGGATTGCAATCGGCCACACCGCCTCTGCCGCCGTTGTCGCCCGACGTCTCTCCGAAACCGACGCCCAAGATGCAGCAAAAGTTCAGCAACAGCAAACCTGATTTACTGGAACCAGCCAACGGTCCCAGTCCGATGGTGCAACGCGTCAAACCCACAACGCCGGCCAAGCCTATGAGCAACAATCACCGAATCCTCGAGAGCCAAACCAAGCTAGGCCACCATGCCAAACGACGTGGTGAGGACAACAAAGGATCTTTGGTATCCAAGTCGCTTTCTTCGGCTAAACTGAGAACATCCAAATCCGCCG GATCGTTACATCCGCTAACGGCTCTTCAAGAAGCCCTCGATCTGGGAGACATCACTTCTACCACAACCGGCCTCGATTTGGACGCCGATTCGGACTCGAGCTCGTCGCACAGTGACGATGATCTGAGTACCACAATGGATATGAATGACTCCCGAACGATCCGACGACAACTGGAAGGACTAGAATCCATGTATTCAGAG GTATTGAAAGCGCTGCACAAGAAATCGACCCGATCTGGACCGTCAGATTACAAATTGTCGAAGCGAAGAATGTACGGCAGCGTTTCATCTTTACCCAGCTCCGTGTGTAGTCGACCCGTCTATCGTGATCGCAGGCGGAACGAGGAGCGTCGTCGTCCAAAAGAGTCCAAG TCGTCCAACAAAAGGTTCCAGCGCTTGGAGTCGCACGTAGTGACCCTGGCTCGAAGTGTGGCCCATCTCTCCTCTGAAATGCGGACCCAACACATAATGATCCAG GAAATGGAGACGATTCGAAGCGAAATTGCCCAATTGCGAACCGTTCCAATGAGGATGGGTTCAGGAAATCCGTACAACACTGGCGCCAGTATTAAATTACCGAGAGGTTACCGTGTGGATCGCGACACTTGCTGGCAAGGTGCCGTTCCTGCTCTCACAGATCCTTCGCGAGTTAAGAAATTGACCAGCTTTTTTGGTGATGAACCGCCTCTCTTAAGGATCTTTCTCAAAAAGCTGGGTTACGAG AAATACGCTCCACTGTTCGACCAGGAGAAGATTGGAATGATCGAACTGCCCTACCTGACCGAGGAGCGGTTGCACAAAATGGGCATTCCAATGGGTCCCCGAATTCGCATCTTACAGGAGGCACAACTTTCCATCCGATCCGATAGTATGAACGATTACGGAATGGTTTAA